Proteins from a genomic interval of Mycobacterium conspicuum:
- a CDS encoding carbonic anhydrase, protein MPNTSPVTAWKALKEGNERFVAGTPAHPSQSVEHRASLAGGQKPTAVIFGCADSRVAAELIFDQGLGDVFVVRTAGQAIDSAVLGSIEYGVSVLDVPLIVVLGHSSCGAVTATVAAIDEGAIPSGFVRDVVERVTPSVLAGRRDGLTRIDEFEERHVSETLAQLVARSSAIAERVDAGTLGLVGLTYQLAEGKAKLVDHIGDIGE, encoded by the coding sequence ATGCCCAATACCAGTCCGGTAACCGCGTGGAAAGCACTCAAAGAGGGTAACGAGCGATTCGTCGCCGGCACGCCCGCACACCCCAGCCAAAGCGTCGAGCACCGCGCCAGCCTGGCCGGCGGGCAGAAGCCGACGGCCGTCATATTCGGCTGCGCGGACAGCCGGGTGGCCGCCGAGCTCATCTTCGATCAGGGCCTGGGCGACGTCTTCGTGGTGCGCACCGCCGGGCAGGCCATCGATTCGGCGGTGCTCGGCTCGATCGAGTACGGGGTGTCGGTGCTCGACGTCCCCCTCATCGTGGTACTCGGACACAGCAGCTGCGGCGCCGTGACGGCCACCGTCGCCGCGATCGACGAAGGCGCGATACCGAGTGGTTTCGTGCGGGACGTGGTGGAACGGGTTACCCCGTCGGTCCTGGCGGGCCGGCGCGACGGCCTCACCCGCATCGACGAGTTCGAAGAGCGGCACGTCAGCGAGACACTGGCGCAGCTGGTGGCGCGGTCCTCGGCGATCGCCGAGCGGGTCGACGCCGGGACCCTGGGCCTGGTCGGCCT
- a CDS encoding HhH-GPD family protein gives MTYIVPQCAVTGRVCIPVSNLVDWYHRTRRDLPWREPGVTAWQILVSEFMLQQTPVSRVLPIWTQWVRRWPTPSATAAASAADVLRAWGKLGYPRRAKRLHECATVIAHEHGDVVPDDVDTLLSLPGVGSYTARAVACFAYRKPVPVVDTNVRRVVARVVHGRADASAPSAARDHADVSALLPDDESAPEFSAALMELGATVCTARTPRCGLCPLEQCAWRQAGYPPATGPARRGQTYAGTGRQVRGRLLDVLRDNDSPVTRAQLDVAWLADTAQRDRALYSLLDDGLVTQTADGRFALAGEG, from the coding sequence ATGACATACATTGTGCCGCAATGCGCGGTGACCGGCAGGGTATGCATACCGGTCTCTAATCTGGTCGACTGGTACCACCGAACCCGCCGTGACCTGCCCTGGCGCGAGCCGGGCGTGACCGCCTGGCAGATTCTGGTCAGTGAATTCATGCTGCAGCAGACGCCCGTTTCCCGGGTGTTGCCCATCTGGACACAGTGGGTGCGGCGCTGGCCCACTCCGTCGGCCACCGCGGCGGCCAGCGCCGCCGATGTGTTGCGGGCCTGGGGCAAGCTCGGATACCCCAGGCGCGCCAAGCGTTTACACGAGTGCGCGACCGTGATCGCCCACGAGCACGGCGACGTCGTTCCCGACGACGTCGACACCCTGCTGAGCCTGCCCGGCGTCGGCAGCTACACCGCGCGGGCCGTGGCGTGCTTCGCCTACCGCAAGCCGGTGCCCGTGGTGGACACCAATGTGCGCCGCGTGGTGGCCCGCGTCGTGCACGGCCGCGCCGACGCAAGCGCGCCATCGGCCGCACGCGATCACGCGGATGTATCGGCGCTGCTGCCGGATGACGAATCGGCGCCCGAGTTTTCGGCGGCGCTGATGGAGCTGGGCGCGACCGTGTGCACGGCCCGGACTCCGCGCTGCGGGTTGTGCCCGCTTGAGCAGTGCGCTTGGCGGCAAGCCGGTTACCCCCCTGCCACCGGCCCGGCGCGACGCGGTCAGACCTACGCCGGCACCGGCCGGCAGGTGCGGGGCAGGCTGCTGGATGTGTTGCGCGACAACGACTCTCCGGTGACTCGTGCCCAGCTGGACGTGGCGTGGCTGGCCGATACCGCCC